Below is a window of Bradyrhizobium sp. CB82 DNA.
TGCAGATTTACGTTGTTCCGGCGTTCGATCTGCAAACAGCCTTCCGAACATTAAGCGTACCCCAACGGGTAATCTCGCAACGCAGCTGTCTCGGTGGCTTCTTTGTAATGGAGAGCAATCGGGCGATTGATCAGCTCAGAAACCCGCGAATGCCGCTAGACTGGCTGCTGAGCTGGTCGCCTGCTCCCCATTAATGGATTTGCCCATAAGACAGCTGTTATAGGCGACGCGGACCAGGCCGCAGTCGTCGCACCGTTCGACGTGGCCGCCGAGCGTCGCTGTGCGACACGCCTCGATGGCCGCCATCACACGGCGCTGATCGGAGGACAGCCGAGGACCCTGCGCGGCACGGAACGCGCCGCCGTGGCGGCGGAGGATGTCCGCCACCTCGAGCACGGGGCGCATATGGGCAGCTCAGTCGGGTGGGATCACCCTGACGGAGAGTTCATCGAATGGGCTGGTCGTGCGGGCGAGCAGATTGGTCGCGACCTGAGCGTAGCGCGCGGTCGATCCCAGGTCGGCATGTCCGAGCAGAACTTGAATGATGCGAATGTCGATCCCGCTTTCCAGGAGATGGGTCGCAAACGAGTGCCGGAGCGTATGGACAGTAATCGGCTTGGCAAGCCGAGCGCGGCGGCGGGCGGCGCGGCAGGCCGCCTGGACGCAGCGGACGCTGACATGTTCACTGGGGTTTTGGCCTGGAAATAGCCACAGCCCCGGTCGGGCTCGCATCCAGTACGTACGCAGAATCTCCAGCAGTCGCGGAGAAAGCATCGCGTAACGATCTCTGCCGCCCTTGCCGTTCTCGATGTGGATCAACATTCGGTTGCTGTCGATCGAGCTCACCTTCAGGCGGACGACTTCACTAACCCGTAAGCCAGCCGCATAAGCCGTCGCCAGCACGACGGGATTGCGCACCCCTGTAACCGCGTCCAGGAAGCGCTCGATCTCTTCGGCACTAAGCACGAGCGGGAGCTTGTCCGGCTTCTGGCCACCGATGATCCGCTCAAATGCCTCCGTCTGCCCGAGTGTGACGCCATAGAAGAACCGAAGCGCGCAGGCCACCTGATTGATGTGGGACCACGAGCGCTTTTGGCCGATGAGATGCAGTTGGTAGGCGCGGACCTGCTCGAAACTCAACCGGTCCGGGGCATAGCCGAAATGGCGGCTAAACTTTGCGATCGCATAGATATAGGATTGTTGAGTCGACGGCGACAGATTGCGGACCGTCATGTCCTCGATCATGCGCTGCCGAAGAGGGCTCATCGTAGCCATCTGGGTCTCCTGTCTTGAGAGGGGTGGTGCGAAGACCAACATCCTCTCAGACAGGACACCTCTGTTCACCAGGCTTGCCCCCACTCCCGCGTAGCGGGTTCGTTCAATCCGCAATATGGACGTCGTAGCAGCCTATCTTGGCAAGCTCCCTGGCTTTCGTGAGGGCCGCTTCGGCGGTTTTCCTGCGGTGCGCCAGTTCGCCGTGCTTGCACATGCCTTTGACGGTGAAACTCATTTCTTCTTCTTCTTTTTGTTCTTTTTCATGGTATCGGCTTGGGCCTGGCGCAGCTCCTGCGCGGCTGGCCGGAAGGCATCTTCGTGGCGCCGTTCGAGCAGGGCGAGATCGGGCCCGAGCTATTCGAGGCCGCCTGCCGCATGGGGCTGAGGGTCTGGTCTCCAAGCACCGCGAGCGCGCCTACAAGGTCGGCCGGTGCGAGCACTGGGTCAAAGTGCAGAACCGCAGTCATCCCGCGATGGAACGTGAGCTATGACCGTCTTCGTTTACGTCAACACCAGCAAGCCGGTCGGCGACAAAGAGCACATCAAGGTGTTCGCCAATCAGGACGCGGCCGAGAAGTGGTTCGAGGAGAACGACCCGAGGGGGTGGCGTTTGAATATGAGGTTCTCGAATGAACTGGATCGGCCGCAGGACCATCTACCTAATGATGGTGATCGTGGTGCTGTTGATCATCTGGCAGATTCTTGCACCGCTTTGGAAGGCCCGCCAGCGTGAGCCGGCGCAGCAGGATATGCGGTGCAACGTCTGCTCAATGGGAAAGGCCGCAGAGTGGTTCCAGCCCCTACTGCGGCCATCCCGGACAAACTAAAAA
It encodes the following:
- a CDS encoding site-specific integrase, coding for MATMSPLRQRMIEDMTVRNLSPSTQQSYIYAIAKFSRHFGYAPDRLSFEQVRAYQLHLIGQKRSWSHINQVACALRFFYGVTLGQTEAFERIIGGQKPDKLPLVLSAEEIERFLDAVTGVRNPVVLATAYAAGLRVSEVVRLKVSSIDSNRMLIHIENGKGGRDRYAMLSPRLLEILRTYWMRARPGLWLFPGQNPSEHVSVRCVQAACRAARRRARLAKPITVHTLRHSFATHLLESGIDIRIIQVLLGHADLGSTARYAQVATNLLARTTSPFDELSVRVIPPD